A single region of the Eremothecium gossypii ATCC 10895 chromosome V, complete sequence genome encodes:
- the ECM11 gene encoding Ecm11p (Syntenic homolog of Saccharomyces cerevisiae YDR446W (ECM11)), with amino-acid sequence MTGTERESGSAEATGAAAVAAEEKENPVQGILSPGNYNRPAKHSMQKVQKTQKAPEGLQEQRRNALVQLLQKPETVREVAKRTAKVPAGQVSPVAKTAATAARAAHSEEAGTARSAPSEVKSAEPETQTPELAPEKPAAEPQTPPATCAGPEKVQIGVAELPQPPKAQSRTAEPRRDPGPVPDISKLLYEFEPAEERPEFYAEVFGQVGEPAECARVAAMSFEQWTAMGEEIMEEQRQLMARMVANRAKLSYQFEAITQVITERAQALVEHGAQFREKLARIQSLGKEILSII; translated from the coding sequence ATGACAGGGACAGAGAGGGAATCAGGATCAGCAGAAGCTACCGGAGCCGCCGCAGTTGCAGCAGAAGAAAAGGAAAACCCGGTACAGGGTATTTTGTCTCCAGGGAACTATAACCGCCCAGCCAAACATAGCATGCAAAAGGTGCAAAAGACTCAAAAGGCGCCTGAGGGACTGCAAGAGCAGCGTCGGAACGCGCTTGTGCAGCTTTTACAGAAGCCAGAAACAGTGCGGGAGGTGGCCAAGCGGACAGCCAAGGTGCCGGCCGGGCAGGTGTCGCCCGTCGCCAAAACagcggcgacggcggctAGGGCGGCGCACTCGGAAGAGGCCGGGACGgcccgcagcgcgcccaGCGAAGTGAAGAGCGCAGAGCCAGAGACACAGACGCCAGAGCTGGCGCCAGAGAAGCCGGCGGCCGAACCGCAGACGCCCCCGGCGACGTGCGCAGGACCTGAAAAGGTGCAGATTGGCGTTGCGGAGCTACCGCAGCCGCCGAAGGCGCAGTCGCGGACGGCAGAGCCGCGGCGGGACCCGGGCCCGGTGCCCGACATCTCGAAGCTGCTGTACGAATTCGAGCCCGCCGAGGAGCGGCCGGAGTTCTACGCAGAGGTATTCGGGCAGGTGGGCGAGCCTGCAGAGTGTGCGCGGGTGGCAGCCATGAGTTTCGAGCAGTGGACTGCGATGGGAGAGGAAATTATGGAggagcagcggcagctgaTGGCGCGCATGGTGGCGAACCGTGCGAAGCTCAGCTACCAGTTTGAAGCCATCACGCAGGTGATCACCGAGCgggcgcaggcgctggtggAGCACGGAGCGCAGTTCCGCGAAAAGCTTGCGCGCATCCAGAGTCTGGGCAAAGAGATCCTGAGTATCATCTAG
- the SSN2 gene encoding Ssn2p (Syntenic homolog of Saccharomyces cerevisiae YDR443C (SSN2)) produces the protein MDILETSFRLEDVLSSYYRVEKVVRVNYQQFVPRTPDDQWCIQSELLIRKKDPKALVALFSRELWCFSINDQDLPMPGLEGIGEPPNSEKKGHFTPGFSKPNLPTPYAIFLKALRRMIHINMCLRSQNRLVPFGNTCIFQRDEKASSVIHFDSHLFENGDLTVSLCTKDMGFERLLSGAFTGRQVKRALYLAPSGIRAYLPFPDISKCLVAPPKNAHLLLVTLLVSHGIDLTQAKDLKWIKLVPNINHLNGYTPTISRYAEESQTSKSVIWPMDLCFQQTPADACVNTTRATPLDIGLQDSFDLIEDFIQLKLTSAYRIPGTSVNANTATGNNPLSTGGGFTDQFQPFVKHTNSSSCNYGPASRTKLTPSKAQDLRRSAAPLSADSFGNGFMTTPNVNENMGSVIDDMVICPSSVKSQNDLWNDRKSSNDDIDSINPTSQQGDSARITSGSEEQDVEVTFDKDLFGDEDDESDLFGDSSNKSTHRKEVREITDEMFDSAEIESDPEGKITPTGTSINYSTQQQTPLKRKYLDIPLDEITLPAAPLYTDPGAPLPVETPRDRRKSVFAPLNFNPMIESNVDNKYKNGGKFSFDPNEIDEPLKFEVSTTNISSSEEDDSEFSGDDFDELQQNNLQDIRAMEVGSSLQQYDMGRPINEFLNQSDSAKEDYLLPAYQSGDVIDVDKFPSRESHLDQIWKSPEINREDTPHRIGLPIIKPQLDGSGNLDIDNQITDNCSSNYYEPTPVVGADEKIQERTLHKDKKLDQQGDSAMASVVGDYSLAIKETRESSNGLPFLLRHMPLFSIPDVFLSKNPIVKVDSKLEDFLEILCEQLVFDQGFLGNFDVDPPTYKDVKLNEKGVIRETLNSVFSEFERLRGNEIISDMFYIKQPSVCVKKHGNLIKLKSDAESFAPLLHLKPSRGMKSFRGLFLTTILTQTCVSFITELAHIYSAQELGFCELVKLTNDEHNGLIVLNNFNTDTLLLLSAQIVSYCSTNMNNVKNIPLMIFLPVAPSSLEATITMTSKFQLIKNEVKSRLPDVELLLKLIPFDLTKDPVIMIDRYYELCRGIYNLLPPRTVKFASIADNLPEQVEFRTSAGNQNQLSHYDSYIHLAYTRSIDREWLAAAWSDSKGTENMVKAWYLGNSKARFETACNELWKLTVELASRKYGRICLILTRMDSVLPDDELMHWRRLSVTTRNLHLAVVCVGASTKVSLYDEDQFYPSFKPLFKDKRYANKIQANQLDDYEVVNIDEELHGVVFSSPLQLANSQHRCAIKSGALVRFKRCAGGDTLDKFEVNLLNCPHSDSTKLLKTILHQFRDIASLNTWFCISRGKDNYIPWHVVAVKKIMRFIIHVNGIEEK, from the coding sequence ATGGATATATTAGAAACTAGCTTTAGACTTGAAGATGTGCTTTCAAGCTATTATAGAGTTGAAAAGGTGGTGCGAGTCAATTATCAACAGTTCGTACCGAGGACTCCAGATGATCAATGGTGTATCCAATCCGAGCTTCTAATCCGCAAGAAGGATCCGAAAGCGCTGGTGGCGCTTTTTTCGCGGGAACTCTGGTGCTTTAGCATCAATGACCAGGACTTACCCATGCCGGGGTTGGAAGGGATAGGCGAGCCCCCGAACTCGGAGAAGAAGGGCCACTTTACGCCAGGGTTTTCCAAGCCGAACCTGCCAACGCCCTATGCGATCTTTTTAAAAGCCTTGCGGCGCATGATTCACATAAACATGTGCCTGAGGTCGCAGAATCGACTGGTGCCATTTGGCAACACGTGCATATTCCAGCGTGACGAGAAGGCCAGCAGCGTGATCCACTTTGATTCACATCTATTTGAAAATGGAGACCTCACAGTTTCTCTATGTACGAAGGACATGGGGTTTGAGCGGCTTCTGAGCGGCGCATTCACGGGTCGCCAAGTGAAGCGCGCGCTGTACCTGGCCCCGTCCGGCATACGGGCGTATTTGCCATTCCCTGACATCAGTAAATGCCTGGTAGCGCCCCCCAAGAATGCACATCTACTTCTCGTGACGCTACTAGTTTCTCATGGGATTGACTTGACACAGGCGAAGGACCTTAAGTGGATTAAACTAGTACCCAACATTAACCATTTGAACGGATACACCCCAACAATCTCTCGATACGCGGAGGAATCACAAACATCAAAGTCTGTGATCTGGCCTATGGACCTCTGTTTCCAGCAAACACCGGCGGATGCTTGCGTTAACACTACTAGGGCCACTCCTTTGGATATTGGTCTCCAGGATTCTTTTGATCTGATTGAGGATTTTATTCAACTGAAACTCACATCTGCCTATCGCATACCTGGAACCTCTGTAAATGCAAACACTGCGACGGGCAACAATCCATTGAGCACGGGCGGGGGATTCACAGACCAATTTCAGCCTTTTGTGAAGCATACAAATAGCAGTAGCTGTAATTATGGACCGGCATCCAGAACCAAGCTCACACCCAGCAAGGCACAGGATTTGCGACGTTCTGCGGCACCACTTTCGGCTGATTCATTTGGAAACGGCTTTATGACTACTCCTAACGTTAATGAAAATATGGGATCGGTGATTGACGACATGGTAATATGCCCCTCTTCTGTGAAATCACAGAATGATCTCTGGAACGATAGGAAAAGCTCGAATGACGATATTGACAGTATCAATCCTACTTCGCAACAGGGAGATTCGGCTAGGATAACATCGGGATCAGAGGAACAAGATGTGGAGGTAACGTTTGACAAAGACTTATTTGGCGACGAAGATGACGAAAGCGACCTATTTGGGGACAGCAGTAACAAGAGCACCCATAGGAAAGAAGTTCGAGAGATTACCGACGAGATGTTTGACAGCGCAGAGATTGAAAGTGATCCGGAGGGCAAGATTACTCCGACAGGAACATCCATAAATTATTCCACTCAGCAGCAGACTCCTCTGAAAAGGAAATACTTGGATATTCCATTGGATGAAATAACTCTTCCAGCGGCGCCATTATATACAGATCCAGGAGCGCCATTGCCTGTGGAAACTCCGCGGGACAGAAGGAAGAGTGTGTTTGCTCCTCTTAACTTTAATCCAATGATAGAATCTAACGTTGATAACAAGTATAAAAATGGCGGTAAGTTTTCATTCGATCCGAATGAAATTGATGAGCCGCTGAAGTTTGAAGTTAGCACAACAAACATTTCCAGTTCGGAAGAGGATGACAGTGAATTTAGTGGCGACGACTTTGATGAATTACAGCAGAATAATTTGCAGGACATTAGAGCAATGGAAGTTGGTTCATCTCTTCAGCAGTACGACATGGGACGCCCCATTAATGAGTTTCTAAATCAATCTGACTCTGCTAAAGAAGACTACCTTTTGCCGGCTTACCAAAGTGGAGATGTTATTGATGTTGATAAGTTCCCATCCAGAGAAAGTCATTTAGATCAGATATGGAAATCACCTGAGATCAACCGGGAAGATACACCTCATAGGATAGGTCTACCCATAATAAAACCACAATTGGATGGTAGCGGAAACCTCGACATAGATAATCAGATAACCGATAACTGCTCGTCGAACTACTATGAACCAACTCCTGTGGTTGGTGCGGATGAGAAAATACAAGAACGAACGCTTCATAAAGATAAAAAACTAGATCAGCAGGGTGATTCAGCGATGGCTTCGGTAGTCGGTGACTATTCACTGGCTATCAAGGAGACTCGTGAATCTTCCAACGGGCTACCATTCCTTTTGCGACATATGCCACTGTTTTCCATTCCTGACGTTTTCTTATCGAAAAACCCCATTGTTAAAGTGGATAGTAAACTAGAAGATTTTCTAGAGATACTATGTGAGCAGCTGGTATTTGATCAAGGGTTTCTGGGTAACTTTGACGTTGATCCGCCGACGTATAAGGATGTGAAATTAAATGAAAAGGGAGTTATAAGGGAGACTTTGAACTCGGTATTCAGTGAATTTGAACGCTTAAGAGGTAACGAGATAATTAGCGACATGTTTTATATCAAGCAACCATCCGTCTGCGTGAAGAAACATGGCAACCTCATTAAACTAAAGAGTGACGCAGAATCGTTTGCACCATTACTTCATCTCAAACCCAGCCGGGGGATGAAAAGTTTCCGTGGGTTATTCCTGACAACTATTTTGACCCAAACTTGCGTTTCATTCATCACTGAATTAGCACATATATATTCAGCGCAAGAGTTAGGCTTTTGTGAACTGGTAAAACTTACAAATGACGAGCACAACGGCCTAATTGTGTTGAACAACTTTAATACTGATACATTATTACTCCTATCTGCACAAATCGTCTCATATTGCTCTACGAACATGAATAATGTCAAGAATATTCCCCTCATGATCTTCCTGCCGGTAGCACCTTCAAGTCTCGAAGCCACTATTACCATGACATCGAAATTTCAACTCATTAAAAATGAAGTGAAGTCAAGGCTACCCGACGTCGAGCTGCTACTAAAACTCATTCCATTTGATTTGACCAAAGATCCTGTAATTATGATTGATCGATACTATGAATTATGCCGCGGTATCTATAATCTCTTGCCTCCAAGGACTGTCAAATTTGCTTCAATAGCTGATAATTTGCCGGAGCAGGTAGAATTTCGAACTTCTGCAGGTAACCAGAATCAATTGAGCCACTATGATTCATACATACATTTAGCATACACCAGAAGCATAGACAGAGAGTGGCTTGCGGCTGCCTGGTCTGATTCAAAAGGTACAGAAAACATGGTTAAAGCATGGTATCTGGGCAATTCCAAGGCTCGCTTTGAAACCGCATGCAATGAGTTATGGAAACTAACAGTCGAACTTGCCAGCAGAAAATATGGGAGGATATGTTTGATCCTAACTAGGATGGATAGCGTTCTACCGGATGACGAGTTAATGCACTGGCGTAGACTATCTGTGACCACCAGAAATCTACATTTGGCTGTGGTCTGCGTTGGGGCGAGTACAAAAGTGTCTCTATATGATGAAGATCAGTTTTATCCATCATTCAAACCACTTTTTAAGGATAAGAGATATGCCAACAAAATCCAAGCTAACCAATTGGATGATTACGAGGTTGTGAATATCGATGAAGAGCTGCATGGCGTCGTATTCAGTAGCCCTTTACAACTTGCTAATTCACAGCACCGATGCGCAATAAAAAGCGGCGCGCTGGTGCGGTTTAAAAGATGTGCCGGTGGCGATACTTTAGACAAATTCGAGGTTAATTTACTAAATTGCCCTCATTCGGACAGCACAAAACTTTTGAAGACCATATTACACCAGTTTAGGGATATTGCCAGTCTAAACACCTGGTTCTGCATATCACGAGGTAAGGACAATTATATACCGTGGCATGTTGTCGCTGTTAAAAAGATAATGCGGTTCATCATTCACGTCAATGGGATTGAAGAGAAATGA
- the RPS17B gene encoding 40S ribosomal protein eS17 (Syntenic homolog of Saccharomyces cerevisiae YDR447C (RPS17B) and YML024W (RPS17A); 1-intron): MGRVRTKTVKRASKALIERYYPKLTLDFQTNKRLCDEIATIQSKRLRNKIAGYTTHLMKRIQKGPVRGISFKLQEEERERKDQYVPAVSALDLSHNKGMLNVDNQTAELVKTLGLKLPMSVTNVSSQRDRRFRRRN; encoded by the exons ATG GGTAGAGTCAGAACCAAGACCGTCAAGCGTGCCTCCAAGGCTTTGATCGAGCGTTACTATCCAAAGTTGACTTTGGACTTCCAAACCAACAAGAGATTGTGTGACGAGATCGCCACCATCCAGTCCAAGAGATTGAGAAACAAGATTGCGGGCTACACCACCCACTTGATGAAGAGAATCCAAAAGGGCCCAGTCAGAGGTATCTCCTTCAAgttgcaggaggaggagagAGAGAGAAAGGACCAGTACGTGCCAGCTGTCTCTGCCTTGGACTTGTCCCACAACAAGGGCATGTTGAACGTTGACAACCAGACCGCCGAGTTGGTCAAGACTTTGGGCTTGAAGTTGCCAATGTCCGTCACCAACGTTTCCAGCCAGAGAGACAGAAGATTCAGAAGAAGAAACTAA
- the NSE5 gene encoding Smc5-Smc6 complex subunit NSE5 (Syntenic homolog of Saccharomyces cerevisiae YML023C (NSE5)): MNASVGDHDMPSPSEAAVPHYFVELNEHYLKDFEQFSSLCSLDEYEQLLYLLEEKFVAGRVAIPPGDVIVVLLTLATASSHYKADFVRANDPYNVGRTDIAHRSMRLLSRLVDAVEEFDDRRYMRFELELLRCQLFLFLDSIVPKRPEVTIAKRVRTHGKNQPTDIPFAPDEMPLCVDSLRSASYKYVSVLETKKAVFQNVLLTHVLSQNGGFWNCVAWTLSTMIDKDAVKNYCGETWFPIVTFLFRLYELRHAYYMQYEMTQGISSAAYTKELADSPLVLLFKSLGSNNVHITLCDYLFVNCGKNVGRGEARPVYHSELKLSATYVPFCKPSTEWKLFKSMQLRRRILSCYFKVLADIPKDHRIKPFSEDQSIKYMVRTLLELETVEMFQAFFFTDDLKITMHYLPLLAEHIIVVLLEDCGKAIESTLVTNLGNLDVVIENIEEYLEMRPVDCSNAIGLHKTVFYIDTCTLVLIKYAILLHGTDVLLTGGLDMVLKRFFKEESKLLDTGSLEHDYPRLSPYLKILFNV, from the coding sequence ATGAATGCCAGCGTTGGTGACCATGATATGCCTAGTCCGAGCGAAGCAGCTGTTCCGCACTACTTCGTGGAACTGAATGAGCACTATCTAAAGGACTTTGAACAATTCAGCTCATTGTGTTCGTTAGATGAGTATGAGCAGCTCCTGTATCTGCTAGAGGAGAAATTTGTAGCAGGTCGGGTAGCAATTCCCCCCGGAGATGTGATTGTTGTCCTATTGACGCTGGCAACAGCTTCGTCGCATTACAAGGCGGACTTCGTGCGGGCAAATGATCCTTACAATGTTGGTAGGACGGATATCGCTCACCGTAGCATGCGGCTCCTGTCTAGATTGGTGGATGCTGTGGAGGAATTTGACGACCGTCGATATATGAGGTTTGAGCTAGAGCTGCTGCGGTGTCAGCTCTTCCTGTTTCTGGATAGCATTGTGCCCAAACGGCCAGAGGTGACGATCGCCAAACGGGTGCGAACGCATGGGAAAAACCAGCCCACCGATATCCCATTCGCACCGGACGAAATGCCACTATGTGTGGATTCGTTGCGCTCTGCGAGTTACAAATATGTGAGCGTGCTGGAAACCAAGAAGGCAGTCTTTCAGAATGTGCTACTCACACATGTTCTGTCGCAAAACGGTGGATTTTGGAACTGCGTGGCATGGACCCTTTCGACGATGATTGATAAAGATGCGGTCAAGAACTACTGCGGTGAGACATGGTTCCCAATTGTGACGTTTCTCTTCCGCTTATATGAACTTCGGCATGCATATTATATGCAGTATGAGATGACGCAGGGGATATCATCAGCAGCTTACACAAAGGAATTGGCAGACAGCCCTCTGGTGCTTCTGTTTAAGTCGCTAGGCAGTAATAACGTGCACATTACTTTGTGTGACTACTTATTTGTGAATTGCGGGAAGAACGTCGGTAGGGGCGAGGCTCGTCCGGTTTACCACTCGGAACTCAAGCTCAGCGCGACATATGTTCCATTCTGCAAACCAAGCACGGAGTGGAAGCTATTTAAGTCTATGCAGCTGCGCCGGCGCATTCTCAGTTGCTACTTCAAAGTTCTTGCGGACATTCCGAAGGATCACAGAATAAAACCTTTCTCAGAGGACCAAAGCATAAAATATATGGTTCGGACATTGCTAGAACTCGAAACAGTAGAAATGTTTCAAGCATTTTTCTTCACAGACGACCTAAAGATTACTATGCATTATCTGCCCCTTCTCGCAGAACATATCATTGTTGTATTATTAGAAGATTGCGGCAAGGCCATTGAATCAACCCTTGTCACTAATCTAGGAAATTTGGATGTTGTGATTGAGAATATTGAAGAGTATCTGGAAATGCGACCAGTAGACTGTTCAAATGCCATAGGGTTACATAAGACGGTTTTTTATATTGATACATGCACTCTGGTGCTTATCAAGTATGCCATTCTTCTCCACGGTACCGACGTATTATTAACTGGAGGGTTAGATATGGTGCTCAAGAGATTTTTCAAAGAAGAATCAAAGCTTCTGGATACAGGTTCTCTGGAGCATGATTATCCACGCCTATCCCCATACTTGAAAATACTGTTTAATGTGTAA
- a CDS encoding putative hydrolase (Syntenic homolog of Saccharomyces cerevisiae YDR444W), which produces MFSRYWKDPSRESKVLLESGNHVLLYNDQRGISQGEVFRYIIKVDKAQLDAKTKIEELVLRIKNVESPLLRPIYLTGPYSVYAEVRPYNYDENTAFQGDDLQFISDLKPDEAFSATLKLNGDSQVGESTVYSWTVDVLSQMTLMVDHPILVRLSIGNTRSIVKAAMKTPARAVEPVSGFTVEIQDTMTVWNEPPLFPERPVHLVIVTHGIFSNIGCDMLYLRDRLKKCADAVEENCNQNVVVRGYHGNIGKSHKGIEYLAMRVADYVLKTIAQMRNEYVLDRISFIGHSLGGLVQTFAIQYMLERDPGIFSPQAGGLRPMNFIALASPFLGVIGDFPLYATVALNFGALGRTGKDLNLKNDFAISELVRNPKQAYNRRPVLESIVSGSMKSVLQAFSNRTLYANALHDGIVPLRTSALLYLDWYSLQEVNLIGAQEGAETFDLGEEDHALKRYDTVEIPPDLSEKKDTIRWLLPRALIKRRHKWYKRSQTVKPGIEQLWDEDSDYHPLTKASALSSAANILVAPPPTQDYYKDPQSRTDYIFHDKRYSPEELPPAYYRNRELLKKILYPNDKVHRTQEKIARGYQESMSWRKVLVNIQPESHNNIIVRRRFVNSFGWIVIEHLVNEHFGRRASRSD; this is translated from the coding sequence ATGTTTAGCCGTTATTGGAAGGATCCCAGTCGCGAGTCCAAGGTACTGCTGGAAAGCGGGAATCATGTGCTGCTATACAATGATCAGCGGGGCATCTCACAGGGTGAGGTTTTTCGCTACATTATCAAAGTAGATAAGGCGCAACTCGATGCCAAGACCAAGATCGAAGAGCTGGTTCTGAGAATTAAGAACGTTGAGTCGCCGTTATTGAGGCCTATTTATTTGACTGGGCCGTATTCTGTCTATGCGGAGGTCCGGCCGTACAATTATGACGAGAACACAGCCTTCCAGGGCGATGATTTGCAATTTATCAGTGATTTGAAACCGGACGAGGCATTCAGCGCTACGCTGAAACTAAATGGCGACTCGCAGGTCGGAGAAAGTACAGTCTATTCATGGACGGTGGACGTGCTGTCGCAGATGACATTGATGGTGGACCACCCTATTTTGGTCCGCCTAAGCATTGGCAACACACGGAGTATCGTGAAGGCAGCGATGAAAACTCCGGCCAGGGCTGTTGAGCCAGTGAGCGGCTTCACAGTCGAGATTCAGGATACTATGACGGTGTGGAACGAGCCGCCTCTGTTTCCCGAGCGCCCTGTGCACTTGGTGATAGTGACGCATGGCATATTCTCCAATATTGGCTGCGATATGCTATACCTACGGGATAGGTTGAAGAAGTGCGCCGATGCGGTGGAGGAAAACTGCAATCAAAATGTGGTAGTTCGGGGCTACCATGGCAATATAGGTAAGTCGCATAAAGGCATCGAATACCTGGCTATGCGTGTAGCGGACTACGTCCTGAAAACCATTGCGCAAATGCGCAACGAGTACGTCCTAGACAGGATTTCTTTTATAGGGCACTCGCTGGGGGGATTGGTTCAGACCTTCGCCATACAGTACATGCTGGAACGGGATCCGGGGATCTTCAGTCCTCAAGCCGGAGGGCTACGCCCCATGAACTTCATTGCTTTGGCCAGTCCTTTTCTTGGTGTTATCGGGGATTTTCCGCTATATGCTACGGTCGCGTTAAATTTTGGTGCATTGGGCAGGACAGGTAAGGACCTCAACCTTAAGAATGATTTTGCAATCTCGGAGCTCGTACGGAACCCGAAGCAGGCGTACAATCGGCGACCAGTCTTGGAATCGATCGTTTCAGGGTCTATGAAATCGGTGCTTCAGGCCTTTTCCAACCGTACGTTATACGCGAACGCACTACACGACGGAATTGTGCCCCTGCGCACCTCAGCATTACTGTACCTGGACTGGTATAGTCTTCAAGAGGTCAACCTCATTGGTGCGCAGGAAGGCGCTGAGACTTTTGACCTCGGGGAGGAAGACCATGCGTTGAAGCGTTATGACACAGTAGAGATACCTCCAGACCTCTCTGAGAAAAAGGACACAATCCGTTGGTTATTACCGCGTGCTCTCATCAAAAGGCGTCATAAGTGGTATAAGAGGTCGCAAACGGTTAAACCAGGTATCGAACAGTTGTGGGACGAAGACAGCGACTACCATCCTCTAACGAAGGCATCCGCTTTGAGTTCAGCCGCGAATATTCTAGTCGCCCCTCCCCCTACACAGGATTACTACAAGGATCCTCAATCCCGGACTGACTACATATTCCACGACAAACGTTACTCCCCTGAAGAGTTGCCGCCAGCGTACTATCGCAACAGAGAACTGTTGAAGAAAATACTATACCCGAACGACAAGGTTCACAGGACGCAAGAAAAAATCGCCAGAGGATATCAGGAATCAATGAGCTGGAGGAAGGTGCTGGTCAACATCCAGCCAGAATCTCATAATAATATCATTGTGCGTAGACGTTTTGTTAATTCGTTTGGGTGGATAGTAATTGAACATTTAGTAAACGAACACTTTGGTCGCCGAGCCTCCCGTTCTGATTGA
- the DLD1 gene encoding D-lactate dehydrogenase (Non-syntenic homolog of Saccharomyces cerevisiae YDL174C (DLD1)): MWRKRSWGCHRQEWLVARIKGSSVGYDAVGVRVASKMYSRSIWRARAVPRMLTASRSFSARAAASTGWRLLSSRAGAGAILGALGVGGYLYYDQLPTRQVFPERSTTPLATLESPLYGGEKELKLAVLEIQRDIGKENVNAQEADLELHTDNQLNYTRPRKDYKPRYVVYPRSTADVSAIMKIAHKYSIPVVPYSGGTSLEGHWYSTRCGIVLDTSRMNKILRVSPDDLDVTVQAGVGWKQLNAYLQGHPGLEHLIFGCDCGPTAHICGMINTNASGMKATKFGPMKMNVISVTAVLADGTVIKTGRRPRKTSAGYNLTGLLVGSEGTLAVITEATLKLQVKSPSETVAVVQFPTLTNCTKTVSEIFKKGFQLNAIELLDSEMMKLVNHSKSVSKEYKEIPTLFIKVGGINKTVVKEYLKELRAICDNHKAASFEFAKSDAEAEELFTARANALYTMLEYCYTDIHEDAKLWFTDVAVPLSKLASTLEEIDELCEKYPMKHAMVGHVGEGNFHYNLLYRPEELEMSKEVVSKMVDIGLRNEGTCTGEHGIGLGKRRYLERELSPSTLDMMRKLKLALDPKRILNPDKVFKIDPADEDNHLSAGEPKELNT, encoded by the coding sequence ATGTGGAGGAAACGGTCGTGGGGCTGCCACCGCCAAGAGTGGTTGGTTGCACGTATAAAAGGGAGTTCGGTGGGCTACGATGCCGTCGGAGTACGCGTGGCATCAAAGATGTACTCGAGGAGCATATGGCGCGCTAGAGCAGTGCCTCGTATGCTAACGGCGTCGCGGTCTTTTagcgcgcgggcggcagcgagCACCGGATGGCGGCTTCTGTCTtcgcgcgccggcgccggcgccaTTCTTGGCGCTCTTGGTGTTGGGGGATACTTATACTACGACCAATTACCGACGCGTCAGGTGTTCCCGGAGCGGTCCACGACGCCCCTGGCGACACTAGAGTCACCTTTGTACGGCGGGGAAAAGGAACTGAAACTGGCGGTGCTTGAGATACAGAGGGATATTGGCAAGGAAAATGTGAATGCACAGGAGGCCGATCTGGAGCTTCATACGGACAATCAGCTAAACTATACACGTCCGAGAAAGGACTACAAGCCCCGGTATGTTGTCTATCCTCGGTCGACAGCAGACGTCAGTGCGATCATGAAAATCGCACATAAGTACAGCATTCCTGTGGTTCCATACTCCGGGGGGACATCTTTGGAGGGACACTGGTATTCTACTCGATGCGGCATTGTGCTGGACACGTCGCGCATGAACAAGATTTTGCGCGTCAGCCCCGATGACCTGGACGTGACGGTACAGGCAGGCGTGGGTTGGAAGCAGTTGAACGCATACTTACAAGGGCACCCCGGCTTGGAACATCTTATCTTTGGATGCGATTGTGGGCCAACTGCTCATATATGCGGTATGATTAACACGAATGCATCGGGGATGAAGGCGACTAAATTTGGCCCGATGAAGATGAATGTAATATCAGTCACTGCGGTGCTGGCTGATGGGACAGTTATAAAGACCGGGCGTCGGCCGCGGAAGACCAGTGCAGGCTATAACTTGACGGGCTTACTGGTGGGTAGTGAGGGTACGCTTGCAGTGATTACAGAGGCCACACTGAAGCTTCAGGTAAAGTCACCCAGCGAGACCGTTGCAGTGGTACAGTTTCCCACTCTTACGAACTGTACGAAGACAGTCTCAGAGATATTTAAGAAGGGATTTCAGCTGAACGCTATTGAACTGCTGGATTCTGAAATGATGAAGTTGGTGAACCATTCGAAGTCCGTCAGCAAGGAATACAAGGAAATCCCGACATTGTTTATTAAGGTTGGCGGAATCAATAAAACTGTGGTGAAGGAGTATTTAAAAGAGCTCCGCGCTATCTGCGACAACCACAAGGCGGCCAGCTTTGAATTTGCGAAGAGCGACGCTGAAGCAGAGGAACTGTTTACTGCCCGTGCCAACGCATTGTATACTATGCTCGAATACTGTTATACTGACATACACGAGGATGCAAAGCTATGGTTTACTGATGTCGCAGTTCCCCTCTCAAAGCTTGCCTCTACATTAGAGGAAATCGATGAGTTATGCGAGAAGTACCCTATGAAGCATGCAATGGTCGGTCATGTCGGGGAAGGTAACTTCCATTATAATTTACTGTACCGTCCCGAGGAGTTAGAAATGTCCAAGGAGGTCGTTAGCAAGATGGTTGATATTGGTCTTCGGAATGAGGGAACTTGCACTGGCGAGCACGGAATTGGCCTTGGTAAACGTCGTTACCTGGAGAGGGAGCTCAGCCCATCGACACTTGATATGATGCGGAAGTTGAAGTTGGCCCTGGATCCCAAGAGGATCTTGAATCCCGACAAGGTGTTCAAGATAGACCCGGCCGATGAGGATAATCATCTGTCCGCGGGTGAACCAAAAGAGTTAAATACATAG